A genome region from Brassica oleracea var. oleracea cultivar TO1000 chromosome C2, BOL, whole genome shotgun sequence includes the following:
- the LOC106326428 gene encoding probable root meristem growth factor 8 yields the protein MKLIRVTFLLCALTFLFLITSTSAAVTEKIMRKMAPRKLMIISSEHDNVMTSGAHEGSSEQLPVTSSGNSKNEDKRLGEKEEENALAKYLSMDYPRFRRRRPVHNNMPRSP from the exons ATGAAGCTAATTAGAGTCACCTTCTTGCTTTGTGCATTGACCTTTTTATTCCTTATAACTTCAACTTCAGCAGCTGTAACCGAAAAGATTATGAGAAAAATGGCGCCACGGAAACTCATGATCATCTCTAGTGAACATGATAAT GTGATGACATCAGGTGCTCATGAAGGTTCAAGTGAGCAACTTCCAGTCACTTCTTCTG GCAATTCTAAGAATGAAGATAAGAGATTAGGTGAAAAAGAAGAGGAGAATGCTCTAGCGAAGTATCTATCGATGGATTATCCAAGGTTTAGAAGAAGACGACCAGTTCACAACAATATGCCTCGAAGTCCATGA
- the LOC106324330 gene encoding uncharacterized protein LOC106324330, whose product MEGIDWIASGIGEPMLTSKPWLDPTSIGEAKILVEVKLDRLFPKRVALQDKEGTISLVDIVYSWLPSSCTTCGQLGHKANRFLGVKSTKVATNAPKNTQVIVSEVLATSKEVDATSTHSALLQNTASMVLIPTFSTATTTYLALPPSLAIEQSPPKVTSEADTNQLADITFAQLDLHSVTALTNTKTSTETATFPPSGDEQDLNKSPTTPKQGTESATLIDEDNNMCLVLSSVNTTDPRCDRNKLDVTAGLEVSDPTNEIDSSKEAAEIASVNDIVSVSSSHAVNLPLDKVFASSPPIFVTGPGTASASFTSDDDLIHRTRGGRLIKPSLKGTKFEWTLVGGRGKRGHGRGPKH is encoded by the coding sequence ATGGAGGGCATTGATTGGATTGCTTCAGGCATCGGGGAACCAATGTTGACTAGCAAGCCTTGGTTAGATCCAACATCTATTGGAGAAGCAAAAATCTTAGTTGAGGTAAAGCTAGACAGGCTGTTCCCTAAGCGTGTGGCTTTACAGGACAAAGAAGGAACCATAAGTTTGGTTGACATCGTTTACTCTTGGCTTCCCTCTAGCTGCACAACTTGTGGACAGTTGGGACATAAAGCTAATCGTTTCTTAGGAGTGAAATCAACAAAGGTTGCAACTAATGCTCCAAAGAACACCCAAGTTATTGTCTCAGAAGTCTTAGCTACAAGTAAAGAGGTTGATGCCACTTCTACTCATTCAGCTTTGCTTCAAAATACTGCATCAATGGTTCTTATTCCTACTTTCTCCACTGCTACTACTACCTACCTTGCACTTCCACCTTCGTTGGCAATAGAGCAAAGTCCACCTAAGGTTACATCTGAGGCCGATACCAACCAACTGGCGGACATCACATTTGCTCAACTTGACCTTCATTCAGTTACTGCTCTTACAAACACTAAGACATCAACTGAGACTGCTACTTTCCCTCCTTCTGGTGATGAACAAGACTTAAATAAATCTCCAACCACTCCTAAGCAAGGTACTGAGTCTGCTACTCTTATTGATGAAGATAACAACATGTGCTTAGTGTTGTCTTCGGTAAACACAACTGATCCAAGATGTGATAGAAACAAATTGGATGTTACTGCGGGTTTAGAAGTGTCGGATCCGACAAATGAGATTGACTCGTCTAAGGAAGCGGCTGAGATTGCCTCTGTCAACGACATTGTCTCTGTCTCATCCTCCCATGCTGTAAACTTACCTCTGGATAAAGTATTTGCTTCCTCTCCACCAATTTTTGTAACAGGACCTGGTACAGCCAGTGCTTCTTTTACTTCAGATGACGACTTGATCCATAGAACTCGGGGAGGTAGACTCATTAAACCATCTCTTAAAGGTACAAAGTTTGAATGGACATTGGTGGGAGGAAGAGGTAAACGGGGACATGGTCGTGGTCCTAAACATTAG
- the LOC106324760 gene encoding D-aminoacyl-tRNA deacylase has protein sequence MVLKTSGRNFIRFVHSHTTFQTNATRPQPLINATCRVPTSKLEMVTLIVATTYDPASINPATALLAMPGWTTGPILPPNIKSFTNQQTRLIQHDVSIVKEDDLDSRWVEATGEVVDEVIFLSRHTAASNRPALTVHPIGVLHLKEGESPPHGGKAGWAALPSPRIGPWLRLLKKMAEAHSLVPEFEITLEGTHHGPLTSKPTMFLEIGSTEEYWKRQDAAQVIALLIWEGLGLGGGEAVGNWNSETGKRTVLLGIGGGHYAPRHVDVVLKDDIWVGHLLSGYSLPMEEAKPGENHIGGTWRQSIQAAFEATKASFPGGEILAHLDQKSFKGWQKKAITEFLAEQNINVGRPNDFT, from the exons ATGGTTTTGAAAACAAGCGGCCGGAACTTTATACGATTCGTCCACTCGCACACCACTTTCCAAACAAACGCAACTCGTCCCCAACCGCTTATAAACGCCACTTGCCGCGTTCCAACCTCAAAGCTAGAGATGGTGACACTGATCGTAGCCACCACCTACGACCCAGCGTCGATCAACCCCGCGACGGCGCTTCTCGCCATGCCGGGATGGACCACCGGACCAATCTTGCCGCCG AACATCAAGAGCTTCACCAACCAGCAAACGAGGCTAATTCAGCACGATGTGTCTATAGTGAAGGAAGACGATCTCGATTCACGGTGGGTGGAAGCGACCGGAGAGGTTGTAGATGAAGTCATATTCCTCAGCCGTCACACCGCCGCCTCGAACCGTCCTGCTCTCACCGTTCACCCGATTG GAGTGCTTCACTTAAAGGAAGGGGAATCGCCGCCGCACGGAGGAAAGGCGGGGTGGGCGGCGTTGCCGAGCCCTAGGATTGGGCCATGGTTGCGTCTTTTGAAGAAAATGGCTGAAGCTCATAGCTTGGTTCCTGAGTTTGAG ATAACATTGGAAGGTACTCATCATGGTCCTTTAACTAGTAAGCCAACCATGTTCTTGGAGATTG GTAGTACAGAGGAATACTGGAAGAGACAAGACGCTGCTCAAGTTATTGCTCTT TTAATATGGGAAGGGCTTGGGCTTGGAGGTGGTGAAGCTGTGGGGAACTGGAACAG TGAAACTGGAAAGAGGACGGTTCTTTTAGGGATTGGAGGTGGACACTATGCTCCTCGTCACGTGGATGTAGTTTT GAAAGATGATATATGGGTAGGCCATTTGCTTTCTGGATACTCATTGCCAATGGAAGAAGCAAAGCCTGGAGAGAATCACATTGGTGGAACTTGGAGACAATCAATCCAAGCAGCTTTTGAAGCTACTAAAGCATCATTCCCAGGAGGCGAGATCTTGGCTCATCTTGATCAAAA GAGCTTCAAAGGATGGCAAAAGAAGGCGATTACAGAGTTCTTGGCAGAACAGAACATCAATGTCGGGAGGCCAAACGATTTCACATGA
- the LOC106324331 gene encoding uncharacterized protein LOC106324331 codes for MNSLEKVDPVFYMDKNVTACDLPEIVVCYNEKTYHVVKDICVDDSVRCNSDSNSNQCSPNPLKTKSLKDRNCKLEDSELRNDPEANQDVEETSRDEVATSENVLKESLTLEDEQKPLNNSNKNNKREEQSLLQLQEKGTRSLGTPALKTELEETVDP; via the exons ATGAATTCTCTTGAGAAAGTTGATCCAGTGTTTTATATGGACAAAAACGTTACGGCATGTGACTTGCCTGAGATTGTAGTTTGCTACAATGAAAAAACTTATCATGTGGTGAAGGATATATGTGTCGATGATTCGGTGAGGTGTAACTCAGACTCAAACTCAAACCAGTGTTCACCAAATCCTTTAAAAACAAAGTCCTTGAAAGACAGAAACTGTAAGCTTGAGGATTCTGAGCTTCGTAATGATCCTGAGGCAAACCAAGATGTTGAAGAAACTTCAAGAGATGAAGTGGCTACATCGGAGAATGTCTTGAAAGAATCTTTAACTTTGGAAGATGAACAAAAACCACTTAATAACAGCAACAAGAATAATAAACGTGAAGAACAATCTCTACTTCAGCTACAG GAGAAGGGTACAAGAAGCTTAGGCACCCCAGCTCTCAAAACAGAGCTTGAAGAAACAGTGGATCCATAA